A portion of the Hydractinia symbiolongicarpus strain clone_291-10 chromosome 10, HSymV2.1, whole genome shotgun sequence genome contains these proteins:
- the LOC130612555 gene encoding uncharacterized protein LOC130612555 — MLILFFTIFSVAFSAPTDTVVIDLAKETKFVLTCPTLNDGDFVLWYKYDKKASKDVELGFSDEIYFPSLTEVEIRGVKPGFSGVYKCKVPFTEELLKTFEVKATDSSKETDVVLVDPPKWTLIPNPLKIVSNNRAVIIPCRASGKDVVVKAFKLKKNKEILYELPNKGVVLHTPKAEDSGSYLCTAKNQGGKLSHYFEILVKVNGGVSDWNEWEPCDAVCGYGVRVRNRKCDNPKPANGGAKCTEKMTERQSCRIRSCTVPRLTKFGFEITDEELILHCHSKGIPSPAVQWKLDGRYLDSTFDSKSPTMKIPKAKARSGSYSCKISNSAGYFTMYISIEV, encoded by the exons CACCAACAGACACTGTTGTAATTGATCTTGCTAAGGAGACAAAGTTTGTACTAACATGTCCAACACTGAACGATGGAGACTTTGTTTTGTGGTATAAGTACGACAAGAAAGCCTCAAAAGATGTTGAACTTGGTTTCAGCGACGAAATCTACTTCCCATCCTTAACAGAAGTGGAGATACGCGGTGTGAAACCAGGTTTTTCAGGAGTATATAAGTGCAAGGTACCCTTCACAGAAGAACTACTCAAAACATTCGAGGTTAAAGCAACAG ATTCGTCCAAGGAAACAGATGTAGTGCTGGTGGATC CTCCCAAATGGACACTCATTCCCAACCCGCTCAAGATCGTGAGCAATAATAGGGCTGTTATAATACCATGTCGAGCAAGCGGTAAAGATGTAGTGGTCAAAGCTTTTAAactcaagaaaaacaaagaaatcctCTATGAACTTCCAAACAAAGGTGTGGTGCTACATACGCCAAAAGCTGAAGATTCTGGATCTTATTTATGCACTGCAAAGAATCAAGGGGGAAAGCTGAGCCATTACTTTGAGATTTTAGTAAAag TAAACGGTGGAGTATCAGATTGGAATGAGTGGGAGCCTTGCGATGCCGTCTGCGGATATGGTGTGCGAGTACGAAATCGAAAATGTGATAACCCAAAACCAGCAAATGGTGGTGCAAAATGCACTGAAAAGATGACTGAGAGACAAAGCTGTAGAATAAGATCTTGCA CTGTACCACGGTTAACAAAATTCGGTTTTGAGATAACAGATGAAGAATTGATCCTTCATTGCCATTCAAAAG gAATACCGTCACCGGCCGTGCAATGGAAATTAGATGGCAGATATCTGGACTCAACATTTGATTCCAAAAGTCCAACTATGAAGATTCCTAAAGCTAAAGCACGATCGGGATCTTACAGTTGCAAGATTTCAAACTCTGCTGGTTATTTCACAATGTATATTTCAATAGAAGTGTAA